From Streptomyces fungicidicus, one genomic window encodes:
- a CDS encoding AbfB domain-containing protein → MRRSTAPPRPVPRHGRRGRWLTTVLAVLTLLAGTVLTVSATGAATAAPRAWTPKPAPMTTPWTGQVPVDNPLPEYPRPQLTRPDWANLNGIWDFAVTSADAGRPASFTEQIRVPFVAESALSGVQRRITQNDKLWYKRTFTVPSDWNGRRVQLHFGASDWRTTVWVNDRQAGAAHSGGFDSFSHDITDLLNGGTNTVVVSVWDPTQTGGQAVGKQRINEVTPHPGGGIFYTAASGIWQTVWLEPTAAAHITRLDMVPDLGANRLKVTVRGAGTSGHQARVTVSSGGATVGTATGPVGGEFTVAVPNARRWTPDDPFLYDVKAELLSAGTAVDAVGGYTGMRSVGLARVDGVLRPVLNGEFVFQTGTLDQGYWPDGIYTAPTDAALRYDLQKHKDLGFNMVRKHIKVEPQRWFYWADRLGLLVWQDMPAMDLRTPDAAARTQWETEYDRVIDQHRSSPSLVMWVNQNEGWGQYDQARVADEVKAYDPSRLVNNMSGVNCCGAVDGGNGDVVDHHVYVGPGTTVPSATRAAVLGEYGGLGFKVAGHEWYPGGGFSYEDQPDTAHLNNRFVGLLDGIREVRLPRGLSAAVYTEITDVENEANGLLTYDRQVVKVDEARVRAANRALIDASRSPAAPVTLPTGQFKSLRVTTPGLTDRSVRHRDGAVFTAVVAAGSDALLRNDATWRIVPGLADGTCYSFESRNYPGEYLRHREYRVYKEGGSGDLFRADATFCPVRGANGGVRLSAYNFPGQYLRHFDAELWLATPGGTHAWDNPALFTEDTTWTVEAPWAP, encoded by the coding sequence ATGCGTCGATCGACCGCACCACCTCGTCCCGTTCCCCGGCACGGACGGCGCGGGCGGTGGCTCACCACCGTGCTGGCCGTGCTGACGCTCCTGGCAGGCACGGTCCTCACCGTCTCCGCCACCGGCGCCGCGACCGCGGCGCCCCGGGCGTGGACCCCGAAGCCCGCGCCGATGACCACCCCCTGGACCGGCCAGGTCCCGGTCGACAACCCGCTGCCCGAGTACCCCCGCCCGCAGCTCACCCGGCCCGACTGGGCCAATCTCAACGGGATCTGGGACTTCGCCGTCACCTCTGCGGACGCCGGGCGGCCCGCCTCGTTCACCGAGCAGATCCGGGTGCCGTTCGTCGCCGAGTCCGCGCTCTCGGGCGTCCAGCGGCGGATCACCCAGAACGACAAGCTCTGGTACAAGCGCACCTTCACGGTCCCGTCGGACTGGAACGGCCGCCGCGTCCAGCTCCACTTCGGCGCCAGTGACTGGCGCACGACCGTGTGGGTCAACGACCGGCAGGCCGGGGCCGCCCACAGCGGCGGCTTCGACTCCTTCTCCCACGACATCACCGACCTGCTGAACGGCGGCACGAACACCGTCGTCGTCTCCGTGTGGGACCCCACCCAGACCGGTGGCCAGGCGGTCGGGAAACAGCGGATCAACGAGGTGACGCCCCATCCGGGTGGGGGCATCTTCTACACCGCGGCCTCCGGCATCTGGCAGACGGTGTGGCTCGAGCCCACGGCTGCCGCGCACATCACCCGACTCGACATGGTGCCCGACCTGGGCGCCAACCGTCTCAAGGTCACCGTGCGGGGCGCCGGTACCAGCGGTCACCAGGCCCGTGTGACCGTCTCCAGCGGCGGTGCCACGGTCGGCACCGCCACCGGTCCGGTCGGCGGCGAGTTCACCGTCGCGGTCCCGAACGCACGCCGCTGGACGCCCGACGATCCGTTCCTCTACGACGTGAAGGCGGAGCTGCTGTCCGCCGGCACGGCGGTCGACGCCGTCGGCGGCTACACCGGCATGCGCTCCGTCGGCCTCGCCCGCGTCGACGGCGTGCTGCGCCCGGTGCTGAACGGCGAGTTCGTCTTCCAGACGGGCACGCTGGACCAGGGCTACTGGCCGGACGGCATCTACACGGCCCCCACCGACGCCGCTCTCCGGTACGACCTGCAGAAGCACAAGGACCTCGGCTTCAACATGGTGCGCAAGCACATCAAGGTCGAGCCGCAACGCTGGTTCTACTGGGCCGACCGGCTCGGTCTGCTGGTCTGGCAGGACATGCCCGCCATGGATCTGCGCACCCCCGACGCCGCCGCTCGCACCCAGTGGGAAACCGAGTACGACCGCGTCATCGACCAGCACCGCAGTTCGCCGTCCCTGGTGATGTGGGTGAACCAGAACGAGGGCTGGGGCCAGTACGACCAGGCCCGCGTGGCTGACGAGGTCAAGGCGTACGACCCGTCGCGGCTGGTGAACAACATGAGCGGGGTCAACTGCTGCGGAGCGGTGGACGGCGGCAACGGCGACGTGGTGGACCACCATGTCTATGTGGGTCCCGGCACCACGGTGCCCAGCGCCACCCGGGCCGCGGTGCTCGGCGAGTACGGCGGGCTGGGCTTCAAGGTGGCCGGCCACGAGTGGTACCCGGGCGGTGGCTTCAGTTACGAGGACCAGCCCGACACCGCCCATCTGAACAACCGGTTCGTCGGGCTGCTGGACGGCATCCGTGAGGTGCGCCTGCCCCGTGGTCTGTCCGCCGCGGTCTACACCGAGATCACCGACGTGGAGAACGAGGCCAACGGTCTGCTCACCTACGACCGTCAGGTGGTCAAGGTCGACGAGGCCAGGGTCAGGGCCGCGAACCGGGCGCTGATCGACGCCTCCCGTTCACCGGCCGCCCCCGTGACCCTGCCCACCGGTCAGTTCAAGTCCCTGCGCGTGACGACGCCGGGCCTCACCGACCGCTCCGTGCGCCACCGGGACGGTGCGGTGTTCACCGCGGTCGTGGCCGCCGGCAGTGACGCGCTGCTGAGGAACGACGCCACCTGGCGGATCGTGCCCGGTCTGGCCGACGGCACGTGCTACTCCTTCGAGTCGCGGAACTACCCCGGCGAGTACCTGCGCCACCGCGAGTACCGCGTGTACAAGGAGGGGGGAAGCGGCGACCTGTTCCGGGCCGACGCCACCTTCTGCCCGGTCCGGGGCGCGAACGGCGGCGTCAGGCTGTCCGCGTACAACTTCCCCGGGCAGTATCTGCGGCACTTCGACGCCGAGTTGTGGCTGGCCACCCCGGGCGGCACCCACGCCTGGGACAATCCCGCCCTCTTCACCGAGGACACCACCTGGACGGTGGAGGCCCCCTGGGCGCCCTGA